A genomic region of Leptolyngbya sp. FACHB-261 contains the following coding sequences:
- a CDS encoding late competence development ComFB family protein translates to MTTRNPNSPRVFKNAMEELVLEEVDRQMQRLPVAMREYVSPAEVAAYALNRLPPLYATSQKGWRAQRLRAKNEASSQVVTAVRQAMVAVQRDPLRVSAPLPINLEGMQQEMALNELREILQQDDISWNNLAEIIEQTLVKTARGQISWHKRGSSLPNQSYDWHDDRRLL, encoded by the coding sequence ATGACGACGCGCAACCCCAATTCACCTAGGGTCTTCAAAAACGCCATGGAGGAGTTAGTGCTGGAGGAGGTAGACCGCCAGATGCAGCGTCTACCTGTGGCTATGCGAGAGTATGTCAGCCCAGCTGAGGTCGCAGCCTATGCACTGAATCGTTTGCCTCCGCTCTATGCCACCAGTCAAAAGGGCTGGCGAGCCCAACGCTTAAGGGCCAAGAATGAAGCCAGTAGCCAGGTGGTTACGGCGGTACGGCAGGCGATGGTCGCTGTGCAACGCGATCCCCTGCGCGTTTCGGCTCCACTGCCCATCAACCTGGAAGGGATGCAGCAGGAGATGGCCTTAAACGAATTGCGTGAGATTTTGCAGCAGGATGACATCAGCTGGAATAACCTGGCTGAGATCATTGAGCAAACACTAGTTAAGACGGCCCGAGGCCAGATTAGCTGGCACAAGCGAGGCAGCTCATTGCCCAACCAATCTTATGACTGGCACGATGACCGCCGCCTGCTGTAG
- a CDS encoding aldo/keto reductase, with protein sequence MKYRRFGKTNLNLSVFSLGTMRCLASEENAIQTVQRALELGINHVETARGYGESERYLGRALAHLSLRPFITTKLVPPTDPVELRRQLEESLNRLGLQSVDALALHGINTPEHLRLALACQETLHQLQQEGLFRHLGFSTHGSLELIQTTLRTGLFEFVNLHYYWSNPRNVVAVQLAADLDIGVFIISPADKGGLLHTPSTKLRDLCQPFSPLALNYRFLLSDSRIHTLSLGAATPQELDTPLAFADQDETLSAEEQVALARLEAALQTLGPERCAQCYACIPCPEEIQIPEVLRLRNLAVALDMEAYGQYRYRMFENAGHWFPGRKGNRCNDCGDCLPRCPQELDIPALLRDAHEQLHQGEGRRLWG encoded by the coding sequence GTGAAGTATCGTCGTTTTGGCAAAACTAATCTGAACCTGTCGGTATTTTCTCTTGGCACCATGCGTTGCTTGGCGAGCGAGGAGAATGCCATCCAGACTGTTCAGCGTGCGCTTGAGTTAGGCATCAACCACGTTGAAACAGCACGAGGTTACGGCGAGAGCGAGCGTTATTTGGGGCGTGCGCTAGCTCACCTGAGCCTGCGCCCTTTTATCACTACTAAACTCGTTCCGCCTACAGACCCGGTTGAGCTGCGCCGTCAGCTAGAAGAGTCCCTCAACCGCCTGGGTTTGCAGTCTGTAGATGCTTTGGCTCTCCACGGTATCAATACCCCTGAGCACCTGCGTCTGGCACTGGCCTGCCAAGAAACGCTCCACCAGTTACAACAGGAGGGCTTGTTTCGGCACCTGGGATTCTCCACGCATGGCTCACTGGAGCTCATTCAAACCACGCTGCGCACAGGTCTATTTGAATTTGTCAATTTGCACTACTACTGGTCCAACCCTCGCAATGTAGTGGCAGTGCAGCTGGCAGCAGACCTAGATATCGGCGTCTTTATCATTTCACCGGCTGACAAAGGCGGTCTGCTGCATACTCCCTCCACCAAGCTGAGAGACTTATGTCAGCCCTTCTCGCCCTTGGCCCTGAACTACCGCTTTCTGCTAAGCGACTCCCGAATCCACACTCTCAGCTTGGGCGCGGCCACACCGCAGGAACTAGATACACCTTTGGCCTTTGCCGATCAAGATGAGACTTTGAGTGCTGAAGAACAGGTTGCTCTGGCGAGGTTGGAGGCAGCCCTTCAGACTTTAGGACCAGAGCGTTGTGCTCAGTGCTATGCCTGTATTCCCTGCCCTGAGGAGATTCAAATTCCTGAGGTGCTACGGCTCCGGAACTTAGCAGTGGCCTTAGACATGGAAGCCTACGGCCAATATCGCTATCGCATGTTTGAAAATGCTGGCCACTGGTTTCCGGGCCGCAAGGGTAATCGTTGTAACGATTGTGGGGATTGTCTACCGCGTTGCCCTCAGGAGCTGGATATTCCAGCCTTGCTCCGAGACGCCCATGAGCAGCTACATCAGGGGGAGGGGCGTCGCCTATGGGGCTGA
- a CDS encoding extracellular solute-binding protein — translation MRRRTLLLGAGALTLSSGLEGCGFLGEQPLQILALQDAIPVQLLDLFRKTNNQKLEIRELKTPAALYASLQSFQDQSAKKSPWRQTPQVPGLASLGDAWLADAVAKQLLRPIDTTRLSNWSNLAAKAPIDWQRSGQIQGQTWGVPFRWGTTAIGYRRDKLKTAITDWADLWQPALKRRLTLPDSPREVIGLVLKHLGASYNTADLNTVSGLQEQLQALQQQVLTYSSDAYLQPLLQADSWAAVGWSADLLRAARQEPELQVVVPRSGTALWIDFWVQPTSSSNSSQTTPNSTSATETTQVESWLNFCLQPDAAARITVFTNGTSPVPIEANTLADSTVGEIAQAVLQPPAIVLQRCEPLLPLSPSTTEQYRQLWQELRTGQKPNPIDSGSK, via the coding sequence ATGAGAAGACGCACGTTACTGTTAGGTGCAGGGGCACTGACGCTAAGTTCAGGGCTTGAGGGGTGCGGCTTCTTGGGCGAGCAACCTCTGCAAATTCTGGCTTTGCAAGATGCAATTCCTGTTCAGCTTCTTGATTTATTTCGTAAAACTAACAATCAAAAGCTGGAAATCCGAGAGCTAAAAACACCTGCAGCTCTGTATGCAAGCTTGCAAAGTTTCCAGGATCAATCGGCTAAGAAATCTCCGTGGCGGCAAACACCCCAAGTACCAGGACTAGCGTCTTTAGGAGATGCCTGGTTAGCTGATGCAGTGGCTAAGCAACTGCTGCGGCCTATCGATACAACTCGCCTCTCAAACTGGTCCAACCTAGCGGCCAAAGCCCCTATAGACTGGCAGCGCTCGGGTCAGATCCAAGGCCAGACTTGGGGAGTGCCTTTTCGCTGGGGCACAACGGCCATTGGCTATCGACGGGACAAGCTCAAAACTGCGATTACTGATTGGGCTGACCTCTGGCAACCAGCCTTGAAGCGTCGCCTCACCTTGCCAGACTCGCCGCGCGAAGTCATTGGCCTGGTGCTCAAACACTTGGGGGCCAGCTACAACACCGCCGATCTCAATACGGTAAGCGGTCTCCAAGAGCAACTTCAGGCGCTCCAGCAGCAAGTTCTGACTTACAGCTCTGATGCCTATCTTCAGCCCTTGCTCCAGGCTGATAGTTGGGCCGCTGTTGGCTGGTCAGCTGACTTGTTACGTGCCGCCCGTCAGGAGCCTGAGCTACAAGTTGTCGTTCCCCGCTCAGGAACAGCGCTGTGGATTGACTTTTGGGTCCAGCCCACCAGCTCAAGCAATTCTTCCCAGACGACACCCAATTCGACATCAGCAACAGAGACCACACAAGTCGAGAGCTGGCTCAACTTCTGCTTGCAACCTGATGCCGCTGCCCGCATTACCGTATTTACTAACGGCACATCACCCGTACCGATAGAAGCCAATACCCTGGCAGATTCTACGGTAGGTGAGATAGCCCAAGCAGTTCTGCAACCCCCAGCCATAGTTCTGCAACGCTGCGAACCACTCCTGCCTTTGAGTCCAAGTACCACAGAGCAGTACCGTCAGCTCTGGCAGGAGCTCAGAACGGGACAGAAACCCAACCCGATAGACAGCGGCTCAAAATGA
- the tnpA gene encoding IS200/IS605 family transposase: protein MRANFTQLYLHLVWATWDRLPLITPDIQKRIYGAIIQSCEQLACTVVVVGGIEDHVHFLVGIPPTLTVSDLIKNVKGSSSHRITHEAKPDTFFKWQGGYGAFTVSHENLEQVAKYVRNQATHHHQKPTIPTWALSPQ from the coding sequence ATGAGAGCTAATTTCACGCAACTGTATTTGCATTTAGTTTGGGCGACTTGGGATCGCCTTCCCCTAATCACACCGGATATTCAGAAGCGAATCTATGGGGCAATTATCCAATCCTGCGAACAGCTCGCTTGTACTGTTGTTGTAGTGGGTGGCATTGAAGATCATGTGCATTTTTTAGTTGGAATTCCACCGACGCTAACTGTGTCTGACCTCATTAAGAACGTGAAAGGTAGTTCCTCCCATCGCATTACTCACGAAGCTAAACCCGATACTTTTTTCAAATGGCAGGGTGGTTACGGAGCATTCACTGTTAGCCATGAAAACTTAGAACAAGTAGCTAAATACGTCAGAAACCAAGCTACTCACCATCACCAAAAACCAACCATCCCAACCTGGGCATTATCTCCCCAATGA
- a CDS encoding Uma2 family endonuclease produces MDCSLDCLLARADLDVLDVLAVFLQGSRLLQTGPDKLIASASAYRGGSAMFLTQDPELPPKLPSPESEEIAFPPSDLWSDEPPLESDLHLQQMVLLLACLNWWWRERSDFYAAGNLTIYYSPRQRKCEDFRGSDFFVVLGTERKPRRSWTVWHEDGLYPNVIVELLSQSTANTDRGLKKEIYERIFRTPDYFWFDPETLEFAGFHLVEGQYQPLEPTAKGWLWSQQLELYLGLHERQPRFFTPEGQLVPTEGESEPQRKELAQQQAEVERQQKELAQQRAESLDAKLRELGVDPDTL; encoded by the coding sequence ATGGATTGTTCACTAGATTGCTTGCTGGCCAGAGCTGATCTAGACGTTCTCGATGTTCTCGCGGTGTTCTTGCAAGGGTCTCGCTTGCTGCAAACTGGTCCCGATAAACTGATTGCATCAGCTAGCGCTTATCGAGGCGGATCTGCAATGTTCCTCACCCAAGATCCAGAGCTTCCTCCAAAGTTACCCTCGCCTGAGTCCGAGGAAATTGCCTTTCCTCCCAGTGATTTATGGAGTGACGAGCCGCCCTTAGAAAGCGATCTGCACTTGCAGCAAATGGTATTGCTGTTGGCCTGTCTCAACTGGTGGTGGCGCGAACGCAGCGACTTCTATGCAGCTGGAAATCTCACCATTTATTACAGTCCTCGCCAGCGTAAGTGTGAGGACTTTCGAGGGTCAGACTTCTTTGTGGTCCTGGGGACTGAGCGCAAACCCCGAAGGAGTTGGACTGTCTGGCATGAGGATGGTTTGTACCCCAATGTGATTGTGGAGTTGCTCTCGCAGAGCACGGCCAATACCGACCGGGGACTCAAGAAGGAAATTTACGAGCGGATCTTCCGCACTCCCGACTACTTCTGGTTTGATCCTGAGACTTTAGAGTTCGCCGGATTTCACTTGGTTGAAGGGCAATATCAGCCGCTAGAACCTACCGCTAAGGGATGGCTGTGGAGTCAACAACTAGAACTTTACCTGGGTCTCCACGAACGACAACCGCGATTCTTTACGCCTGAAGGACAACTGGTCCCGACAGAGGGAGAAAGCGAGCCACAGCGGAAGGAACTGGCTCAGCAACAAGCAGAAGTTGAACGACAGCAGAAGGAACTGGCACAACAACGAGCAGAGTCTCTAGATGCTAAGTTGCGAGAGCTAGGGGTTGACCCGGATACTCTATAG
- a CDS encoding bifunctional nuclease family protein, with translation MIEMRVAGIGIDANSRSPVVLLRDATERRALPIWIGQPEAKAIISALENQTPPRPMTHDLIINLLEGGSMVLQRIVIHSLQDNTFYAALTVKQGEVTKDIDARPSDAIAIALRADCPIWVMEEVVSQASIPVDQEADEAERRAFREFISNLRPEDFVQRGDLQGGGN, from the coding sequence ATGATTGAGATGAGAGTGGCTGGGATTGGCATCGACGCAAATAGCCGCAGCCCTGTCGTTCTCCTGCGCGATGCTACTGAGCGCCGAGCTTTACCTATTTGGATTGGTCAGCCGGAGGCGAAGGCGATTATTAGCGCACTAGAGAACCAAACGCCGCCTCGCCCTATGACCCACGATTTAATCATCAACCTCCTGGAGGGAGGTAGCATGGTGCTGCAACGGATCGTGATTCACTCCCTGCAGGACAATACCTTCTACGCAGCCCTGACTGTTAAGCAGGGAGAAGTGACTAAAGATATCGATGCACGACCCAGTGATGCTATTGCCATTGCCCTGCGCGCCGACTGTCCAATTTGGGTGATGGAAGAGGTCGTCTCCCAAGCTTCGATTCCGGTTGATCAAGAGGCAGATGAAGCTGAGCGGCGTGCCTTTCGTGAATTTATTTCAAACTTGCGGCCTGAGGATTTTGTCCAACGGGGCGATTTGCAGGGGGGTGGCAACTAA
- a CDS encoding riboflavin synthase, translated as MFTGIIQALGAVQALSPTRVAVRCSATALTQSLELGDSVAVDGICLTVVEILSDGFVAGVSPETLGRTTLRDTTLEHPSRAMVNLEAALRVGSKLGGHFVSGHVDGVGHLRERQSTADSWLLSFEAPPSVARYIVPKGSVAVNGVSLTVADCNSEGSLFSVAVIPHSFAETNLSQLAPGAAVNLEADLLGKYVEKFLGLGQSTQNGGRTVTRQPVTAAFLSEHGFL; from the coding sequence ATGTTCACCGGCATTATTCAAGCGCTGGGCGCCGTTCAGGCCCTCAGCCCCACCCGAGTTGCCGTTCGTTGCTCAGCGACAGCTCTAACTCAGTCCTTAGAACTGGGTGACAGCGTGGCTGTAGATGGCATTTGCTTAACGGTGGTGGAAATCTTGAGCGATGGCTTTGTGGCTGGAGTTTCTCCAGAGACATTAGGCCGGACTACGCTGCGCGATACCACGCTCGAACACCCTAGTCGGGCCATGGTCAATCTTGAGGCGGCTTTGCGGGTGGGTAGCAAATTGGGGGGACATTTTGTCAGTGGACACGTTGATGGCGTGGGCCATCTGCGAGAGCGCCAGTCAACTGCAGACTCCTGGCTACTGAGTTTTGAAGCACCACCCAGTGTGGCTCGCTATATCGTGCCTAAAGGCAGCGTTGCTGTGAACGGCGTGAGCTTGACGGTTGCAGACTGCAACTCTGAGGGCAGCTTGTTCAGCGTAGCGGTCATCCCTCATAGCTTTGCAGAGACTAACCTCAGTCAGTTAGCCCCTGGGGCAGCCGTCAATTTGGAAGCCGATTTGTTAGGGAAATACGTCGAGAAGTTCTTAGGCTTGGGGCAGAGCACCCAAAATGGGGGTCGTACGGTTACGAGGCAACCTGTGACGGCAGCTTTCCTCAGTGAGCATGGCTTTCTCTAA
- a CDS encoding replicative DNA helicase, giving the protein MQELNIEPLNDRLPPQNIEAEEAILGGILLDPEAVTRITDLLKPESFYLTAHQEIYRAAMALHAQGIPTDLMSVAAWLVDRDLLERVGGQKKLAALLERTISAVNIDQYARMVAERYQRRSLIRVGMDVVRRGYDTSTELNTVMSACEQDLFNVTQDRPQGGLASAAEILTATFAEIEGRATNTILPGLATSFYDLDAMTQGFQRSDLIILAARPSMGKCLAHGSEIVLADGSIATIEAIYQRRQAQLLTLGQDWRFHLTSPSAFVDDGHKPVFKVTTGLGRVIESTITHPFLTAKGWKQLAELEPGHVIAVPRKLEIFGSEVIANSELEALGPVAEAVPPLVFKLNRIQVALFLNRLFSTDGWATVLASGQSQLGYATVSERLARQVQHLLLRFGIVAALKKTSPQNKSNSQSAWQLDITDLQSIKTFIAEIGILGKEEALAHWQLDITDLQSIKTFIAEIGILGKEEALAQVQAALTEKPYQSECDLIPVEWQQIAQAKGTESWQALAKRAGIREDLNIHAGKHALSRETLLQLAFALDDLPLQQLATSDVYWDEIVSIESVGCKQVYDLTIPETHNFVANDICVHNTAFVLNIARNVAAAHKLPVAVFSLEMSKEQLMQRLLSTESRIESSRLRGGRITAHEWEPLGHAISALSQFPLFIDDTPNPSVTEVRSKCRRLQAEQGGALGMVILDYLQLMEGAGNENRVQELSRITRSLKALARELSVPVIALSQLSRGVEGRTNKRPMLSDLRESGCLTGDSLVTLADTGVQVPIRELVGKSDFAVWALNESTLKLERALVSNAFSTGVKPTLRLQTQLGRAIRATGNHKFRTIHGWKRLDELTVGERIAIPRSLSSQSEASMPASQLALLGHLIGDGCTLPRHAIQYTTREEDLAQTVASLAVTSFGEQIKPRIKREREWYQVYLPAAYRLTHGLRNPIASWLAGMGIFGLRSHEKYIPNQVFEQSEDAVALFLRHLWSTDGSIKLIQGKAVRPMAYYATSSERLARDVQALLLRLQINARLKVISQGGKGRDQYHLVITGNSDLSRFVSFVGAVGGYKQQSLSEVSDYLASHIENTNRDVIPYSVWRMYAVPAMQQHGITLRQMYERIGTAHAGTTIYQQNLSRGRAARLAQAVQSLELTYLAESDVYWDEIASITESGEEEVFDLTVPGHHNFVANNIVVHNSIEQDADVVIMLYRDEYYNPDTPDRGIGEVIIAKHRNGPVGTVKLLFEPQFTQFLNMASSNR; this is encoded by the coding sequence ATGCAGGAACTCAATATCGAGCCCCTCAACGACCGTCTGCCTCCCCAAAACATTGAGGCAGAGGAGGCGATCTTGGGGGGCATTTTGCTTGACCCAGAGGCGGTCACGCGGATTACCGATCTGCTCAAGCCAGAGTCGTTCTACCTCACGGCCCACCAGGAAATCTACCGGGCTGCCATGGCCCTGCATGCCCAGGGCATCCCCACAGATCTGATGAGTGTGGCCGCCTGGCTCGTAGATCGAGACCTGCTGGAGCGGGTGGGTGGGCAAAAGAAGCTAGCAGCTCTGCTAGAGCGCACCATTAGTGCCGTCAACATCGATCAATACGCCCGCATGGTGGCGGAGCGCTATCAACGGCGCAGCCTGATTCGGGTGGGGATGGATGTGGTGCGTCGGGGCTACGACACCAGCACCGAACTCAACACTGTCATGTCGGCCTGCGAGCAGGACCTGTTCAACGTCACTCAGGACCGACCGCAAGGTGGCTTAGCCTCTGCCGCAGAGATCCTCACAGCAACCTTTGCCGAAATTGAGGGGCGGGCAACCAATACTATTTTGCCGGGTCTCGCGACTAGCTTCTATGACCTAGACGCAATGACCCAAGGCTTTCAACGCTCAGATCTGATCATCCTGGCTGCAAGGCCGTCCATGGGCAAGTGCCTAGCCCACGGCTCAGAAATTGTATTAGCAGATGGCAGTATTGCCACCATCGAAGCGATTTATCAGCGTCGCCAAGCGCAACTTTTGACCCTCGGACAAGACTGGAGATTCCATCTCACTTCTCCCTCCGCCTTTGTGGACGACGGCCACAAACCTGTCTTCAAAGTAACAACTGGCCTAGGCCGAGTTATTGAGAGCACAATTACCCATCCATTTCTAACGGCTAAAGGCTGGAAGCAACTAGCAGAATTAGAACCTGGTCATGTGATTGCTGTCCCTCGCAAACTAGAGATCTTTGGCTCAGAGGTCATAGCTAATAGTGAGCTTGAAGCACTTGGACCAGTAGCTGAAGCTGTTCCCCCACTTGTTTTCAAACTCAATCGCATTCAGGTTGCTTTATTCCTCAATCGCCTGTTCTCGACAGACGGCTGGGCCACAGTTCTTGCAAGTGGGCAATCGCAACTGGGCTATGCGACGGTTAGCGAACGGCTAGCGCGTCAAGTTCAGCATCTGCTACTGCGGTTTGGAATCGTTGCTGCCCTCAAAAAAACATCACCTCAGAATAAAAGCAACAGTCAGTCTGCTTGGCAACTTGACATTACTGATCTCCAGTCCATTAAGACCTTCATTGCCGAGATAGGAATCTTGGGCAAAGAAGAGGCTCTGGCACATTGGCAACTTGACATTACTGATCTCCAGTCCATTAAGACCTTCATTGCCGAGATAGGAATCTTGGGCAAAGAAGAGGCTCTGGCACAAGTGCAAGCAGCACTCACCGAGAAGCCCTATCAGAGCGAGTGCGATCTAATTCCAGTTGAATGGCAACAGATTGCTCAGGCGAAAGGTACTGAGTCTTGGCAGGCGCTAGCGAAGAGAGCGGGCATTCGAGAGGATCTAAATATTCATGCTGGCAAACATGCTCTATCCCGGGAAACGCTACTCCAGTTAGCTTTTGCTCTTGATGATCTGCCGCTTCAACAGCTGGCGACAAGCGATGTTTATTGGGACGAGATCGTCTCTATTGAATCAGTAGGATGCAAGCAGGTTTATGACTTGACGATCCCAGAAACTCATAATTTTGTTGCCAATGACATCTGTGTTCATAACACTGCGTTCGTTTTAAATATTGCCCGTAATGTGGCGGCTGCGCATAAGTTACCTGTGGCAGTTTTCAGTTTGGAAATGTCCAAAGAACAGTTGATGCAGCGCCTTTTATCCACGGAGTCACGCATCGAGAGTAGCCGCTTGCGTGGTGGACGCATTACTGCCCATGAGTGGGAACCTTTGGGCCATGCAATCAGTGCCCTGTCGCAATTTCCACTGTTTATTGACGATACTCCCAACCCTTCCGTCACCGAAGTTCGGTCCAAGTGCCGCCGTCTCCAGGCAGAGCAGGGAGGGGCATTGGGCATGGTCATACTCGACTACCTGCAATTGATGGAGGGTGCAGGTAATGAAAACCGAGTACAGGAACTTTCGCGCATTACCCGTTCCTTAAAAGCTCTCGCCCGTGAACTTTCCGTACCTGTGATTGCACTCTCGCAACTTTCACGGGGCGTAGAAGGTCGTACCAATAAAAGGCCGATGCTGTCAGATTTACGCGAGAGTGGATGCTTGACCGGTGACAGTCTAGTTACATTAGCAGACACTGGAGTTCAAGTACCGATTCGTGAATTGGTTGGTAAGTCTGACTTTGCTGTTTGGGCACTGAACGAATCGACTTTGAAGCTAGAGCGAGCACTAGTCAGCAATGCTTTTTCAACCGGTGTAAAACCGACCCTGCGACTTCAGACCCAATTAGGCCGCGCCATTCGAGCAACAGGAAATCACAAATTCCGTACTATTCATGGTTGGAAACGATTAGACGAGCTGACCGTAGGGGAGCGCATTGCCATACCCCGTTCTTTGAGTAGCCAATCTGAAGCATCGATGCCAGCTAGCCAATTAGCCCTGCTAGGGCACCTGATTGGTGATGGCTGTACGTTGCCACGGCATGCCATCCAGTACACGACCAGAGAAGAAGACTTGGCTCAGACCGTTGCTTCCTTGGCGGTGACATCGTTTGGAGAGCAGATTAAGCCTCGAATCAAACGAGAAAGAGAATGGTATCAGGTTTACCTGCCTGCGGCTTACCGTTTGACTCACGGTTTGAGAAACCCGATCGCAAGTTGGTTAGCTGGGATGGGAATCTTCGGTCTCCGATCCCATGAGAAATACATTCCTAACCAGGTTTTTGAGCAATCTGAAGATGCAGTAGCTCTGTTCCTACGGCACTTATGGAGTACAGATGGTTCAATCAAGCTGATCCAAGGCAAAGCAGTTCGTCCAATGGCTTACTATGCCACCAGTAGCGAACGGCTAGCCCGAGACGTACAAGCCTTGCTTTTGCGACTACAAATCAACGCCAGATTGAAAGTTATCTCCCAAGGCGGCAAGGGGCGCGATCAATATCATCTAGTTATCACAGGGAACTCTGATCTAAGCAGATTTGTGAGTTTTGTAGGAGCGGTTGGTGGCTACAAACAACAAAGCCTGAGCGAAGTATCAGATTACCTTGCCTCACATATTGAGAACACCAATCGAGATGTAATCCCCTATTCCGTTTGGAGAATGTATGCCGTGCCAGCGATGCAGCAGCATGGAATCACACTTCGACAGATGTACGAGCGAATTGGTACAGCACATGCAGGTACAACAATTTACCAGCAAAATTTGAGTCGTGGACGTGCTGCTAGACTCGCTCAAGCCGTTCAATCTCTTGAGTTAACTTACTTAGCCGAGAGTGATGTTTATTGGGATGAGATAGCATCGATCACAGAGTCTGGTGAGGAAGAGGTTTTTGATCTCACAGTTCCAGGTCATCACAACTTTGTCGCTAACAACATCGTTGTTCACAACTCTATTGAGCAGGATGCGGATGTTGTAATTATGCTTTATCGAGATGAATACTATAATCCCGACACTCCAGATCGCGGCATCGGTGAAGTGATTATTGCCAAACATCGTAATGGGCCGGTAGGGACAGTAAAACTGCTTTTTGAGCCGCAATTTACGCAGTTTCTGAATATGGCCTCTTCTAACCGATGA
- the rplI gene encoding 50S ribosomal protein L9 has translation MAKKDTQIMLSRDVSKLGRAGDLVKVAPGYARNYLIPQGLGVRATTGILKQVERTKAREQVRLQAEREEAESRKTALETINRFVIRKKVGEGDAIFGTVTDRDVATVIQEASGLEIDPREVTVPEISKTGVYEVHVKFHAEVTATIRVQVTPGS, from the coding sequence GTGGCAAAGAAAGACACGCAGATTATGCTGAGTCGCGACGTCAGCAAACTAGGTCGCGCTGGAGATTTGGTCAAGGTTGCCCCCGGCTACGCCCGCAACTATTTGATCCCTCAAGGATTAGGCGTCCGGGCGACCACTGGTATTCTCAAGCAAGTTGAGCGGACCAAGGCACGCGAACAAGTACGCTTGCAAGCGGAGCGTGAAGAGGCCGAAAGCCGCAAGACCGCGCTAGAGACCATCAACCGCTTTGTGATTCGCAAGAAGGTTGGTGAAGGCGATGCCATCTTCGGTACCGTAACCGACCGCGACGTCGCTACGGTAATCCAGGAGGCTTCAGGTCTAGAGATCGATCCTCGCGAAGTGACGGTACCGGAAATCAGCAAAACCGGCGTCTACGAGGTCCATGTCAAGTTTCACGCAGAAGTGACCGCCACAATCCGGGTACAGGTCACACCAGGGAGTTAA
- a CDS encoding MFS transporter has product MSESHKPTPEPLTGFRQVLQNQGFLMLWGSQISAQIADKVFFTLLIATLSSYPTLHSSNSMRSAVMVAYTLPAILFGSAAGIYVDRWPKQRVLLACNMLRALLVLALTVFPAHFLLLLLLTFLVSTLTQFFAPAEQSAIPLLIRPDGLLAANALFTNSLVGSLLVGYAIGEPLLSWAKSWSPTFGREVLVAGMYLLAGLLVLRPIPEVIALKAGQKTHFWADLWEGIDYLRLNRQVSSALMQLTVLFSTLAALFVLNIGLAQEMGLKSEQFGFLIAPVGLGLAVGSVWLGQVGHRFSHLPLPLFGFLGIAVSLAVFTIAPNLWAGLSLSVLLGFSASLVAVPMQTLIQEQTPEHMRGKVFGIENNATNIALSLPLVLAGILADALGLRVVLLGLSVLVALSGTWAWSITSKGFLGFWTWWR; this is encoded by the coding sequence ATGTCGGAGTCTCATAAACCTACGCCTGAGCCACTCACTGGTTTTCGGCAGGTGCTTCAGAATCAAGGGTTTCTGATGCTTTGGGGGAGTCAGATCAGCGCACAGATAGCGGACAAAGTCTTTTTTACGCTGCTGATTGCTACCCTCAGCAGCTATCCAACGCTCCACAGTTCAAACTCCATGCGCTCGGCTGTGATGGTTGCTTATACCCTGCCGGCAATCCTGTTCGGCTCAGCTGCGGGTATCTATGTCGATCGCTGGCCTAAGCAACGGGTTCTTTTGGCCTGCAACATGCTGCGAGCTCTACTGGTTCTGGCTTTGACAGTATTTCCAGCACATTTTCTGTTGTTGCTGCTATTGACCTTTTTGGTCTCAACGCTCACGCAGTTTTTTGCACCGGCTGAGCAGTCAGCAATTCCCCTACTCATCCGCCCGGATGGTCTATTGGCTGCTAACGCCCTGTTTACTAATTCGCTTGTGGGCTCGTTGCTGGTCGGCTATGCCATTGGGGAGCCGCTCCTAAGCTGGGCCAAGTCTTGGTCGCCGACCTTTGGGCGTGAAGTCTTAGTAGCTGGGATGTACCTGCTCGCTGGGCTGTTGGTCCTGCGTCCAATTCCAGAAGTGATTGCCCTCAAGGCAGGGCAGAAGACTCATTTCTGGGCTGACCTGTGGGAGGGCATCGATTACCTGCGGCTGAATCGTCAAGTCAGCAGTGCGCTCATGCAACTGACCGTGTTGTTCTCGACGCTGGCGGCACTCTTCGTACTCAATATTGGTTTAGCGCAAGAAATGGGCTTGAAGTCGGAGCAGTTCGGCTTCTTGATTGCACCAGTAGGTCTGGGGCTGGCCGTTGGTAGCGTTTGGCTGGGTCAAGTCGGCCATCGCTTTAGTCATTTGCCGCTGCCCTTGTTTGGCTTCCTAGGTATCGCGGTCAGCCTAGCGGTGTTTACTATTGCCCCGAACTTGTGGGCTGGCTTGAGCCTGAGTGTCTTGCTGGGATTTAGCGCCTCGCTAGTGGCGGTGCCAATGCAAACTCTGATCCAGGAACAAACCCCCGAGCACATGCGCGGCAAGGTGTTTGGCATTGAAAACAACGCCACCAACATTGCCCTCTCCTTGCCCCTAGTTCTAGCAGGGATTTTGGCGGATGCCTTAGGCTTGCGAGTGGTTCTGTTAGGCCTAAGCGTACTCGTGGCCTTATCGGGAACCTGGGCCTGGAGCATCACCAGTAAGGGTTTCCTGGGCTTCTGGACCTGGTGGAGATAG